A segment of the Fusobacterium ulcerans genome:
CATATTCAGCAGATATAGTTATCTTAGCAACTGGAGTAAGACCTAATACAAAATTTTTAGAGGGAACAGGAATTGAAACTCTAAAAAATGGAGCAATAGTTATAGATGGAAAAGGAAGAAGCAGTATAAAAGGGATATATGCAGCTGGAGACTGTGCAACTGTTTATCACAAGATAAAAAAAGAGAATGTATATATTCCATTAGCAACTACTTCAAATAAAATAGGAAGAGTAGTGGGAGAAAATCTTGCTGGAAAAGACAGAGAATTTAAAGGAACATTAGGTTCTGCTGCAATAAAAGTTCTGAATTTGGAAGCTGGAAGAACTGGTATATCATCAGATGAAGCTGAAAAAATGGGAATAAATTATAAATCTGTATTTGTAGAGGATAAAAATCAGACTTCATACTATCCAGGACAGGAAGATCTATATGTAAAGCTTATATATGATGCAGATACTAAGAAAATTCTGGGAGGACAACTTATTGGAAAAAAAGGAGCTGTACTGAGGGTAGATGTGCTGGCAGCAGCAATAGATAAAGGAATGACAACAGATGAGCTTGCTTACCTTGATTTATGTTATGCTCCGCCATTTTCATTAACTTGGGATCCATTGAATGTAGCAGGAAATTTAGCTAAATAATTATAAAAAATGAGTGGCTTTAAGCAGAGATATAATTTTTAAATTCTAAAAATTATACAGCTTAGGGTCGCTTTTTTTTATTGGAATAAAAAAACAGCTGCCATGAGACAGCTGTTAATAGTTAAATTAAATTTTTGCAAAGTGCTCGATTATATTATAGATATGATCTGTTGCTCTTCTGTAGTAGTTTAGAATATCCATATATCCAGTACTTAATTTAGAAGGCATGATATCATTATTTGTAGCTTCATTGGCAAAATGCTCATTTCTCGCTTCTTTGTAAAGATTTTTTATGGCAGTGTACTTTTTAATAGAAACAATAAATAATTCTTTGTTGTTTGTATCATAAGCTTTATTTATATCATCGAAGAAATCAAAAACCATACTATTGAGTTTTTGAAGAGTTTCTTTTTTTATGTCAGTAAGATGTATATCATCAGATTTTAATCTTCTCAATCCATTGGATACTCTGGCAAGATAATCACTGATAGTTTCATATTCATCACATGTGATAAGATTTCCTCTTGTTTCTTCTACATAAGATGCCTGCAATCCCTTATTCAGTATGGAGAAGTTTGCATCAGATACTTCTTTTTCATAAAGGTCGAGTTTGTATTCAATATTGTTTATTTCTTCACAATAAGCTTCAAGCTTGGAATCATCATAATAAAGCTCTTCCAGTTTGAAGAATACTTCTTTTATATTAGAGGCCATTGCCAGTACTTCAGTTTTTGTCTGACTGATAATAACGCTGGGAAGTGTTACCATTAGAGAACTTAAACGAGTAACTCTGACAATTCCATTATCATCATCTTTAACAATCTTACATAGAAACTTAGCAAGATATCCAACAAAAGGAATAAATAAAATAACATTGACTATATTGAAAATAGTATGTGCAGTAGCTATTGCTGTAGACATATTTACAGTAGGATCAGAAAAATTTTCCAGCAGTTTTAAATACGGCTTGAATAATACTGTCGCCCACATAACCCCAACTATATTAATAAGAGTATGAGCATAAGCAGCTCTTTTAGCATTAGAGTTAGCTCCAATAGAAGCAAATAATGCAGTAACTGTTGTCCCAACATTTTCTCCCAGTACAAGAGCAACAGCAGTAGGATAATCAATAAGTCCTTGTACAGCCAAAGTTATAGTAATTCCCAGAGTAGCAGCTGAAGATTGAACAACAGCAGTAAGAAGAGCACCAACCAGTGCAACTTTTATAACTCCTAAGAATGTATGTGCTTTGAACGAGTGAAATAATTCTATAAATTCAGGAAGTGTTCTCAGTGGACTTAATCCTGTACTCATCAATTCAAGTCCTAAAAAGATAAATCCAAATCCCATTATTGTAAGGGCTCTTGTTCTGCTCTTTTCACCTTTTAAAAACATAAATGTGATAGCAGCAAATCCGACTATTGGAAGTCCATACTTACCAATATTAAGGGCTAACAGCCAACCAGTAATAGTAGTTCCAACATTGGCTCCAAGAATAACTCCAAGTCCTTGCTGAAGAGTAAGAAGGGAAGCGTTTATAAAACCTATTGTCATAACAGTACTTACAGATGAAGATTGAGCCATTCCTGTTACGAATATCCCCATAATGATAGCCATTATCCTGTTAGTAGTAAGAGCTGCCAGAGTTTTTTTCAGTTTTTCTCCAGCAATTTTCTGCATTCCAGAAGACATATTTTCCATACCATAAAGGAAAAGTCCCAGTCCTCCTACCACCTTAAAAAAGACGTCTAAATACATTAATTTCCTCCTGAATTATTTAAAATTTTTTATTTAACAAAAGTCTAATGTAAAAAATGTGTAAAAATTGTGTAAAAAATTTTCAAGGATATCATAACATATTTTCTAAAATTCTTCAATTATACTCTTATTTATTTTTAATTTTGGTAATTTTTTTGAAAAAGTTTTGGAAATTACGGATAAAATATTTTAAAATATTCTCAGTTATGGTATAATTAAAGATGTGATTTTTGCTTAGCATGATATCTGGAGATAAATGCTGAAAATATTATTGAGAGTAACAATCAAAACAAAAAATAGATTAAAATTGGAGGTAAAAAAAGATTGGGAAAAAAAGATATTAAAATTGAAAATATCAATAAAAGTTATGATGGAGTTCAAGTATTAAAGAACATCAATTTAAATATAGAAGACGGAGAGTTTTTCTCTATTTTAGGACCTTCAGGATGTGGGAAAACTACACTTTTGAGAATGATTGCTGGATTTATAGAACCTGACAGTGGAGCTATTTATCTGGGAGATGAGGATATTATATCACTTCCTCCTAATAAAAGAAATGTAAATACTATATTTCAAAAATATGCTTTATTTCCACATTTAAGTGTATATGAAAATGTAGCGTTTCCTTTGAGAATAAAAAAAGTAGATGAAGCAACCATAGATGAAGAGGTAAAGAAATTTATCAAAATGGTAGGGCTTAGTGAACATATATATAAAAAACCAAATCAATTATCTGGTGGACAGCAGCAGAGGGTTTCAATAGCAAGAGCTTTGATAAACAAACCGGGAGTACTTCTTTTGGATGAACCGCTATCAGCTCTTGATGCTAAATTGAGACAGAATCTTTTGATAGAATTAGATACTATTCACGATGAAGTAGGGATAACATTTATTTTTATTACACATGATCAGCAGGAGGCTCTTTCTATTTCTGACAGAATAGCTGTAATGAATGAGGGAAAAGTTCTTCAGGTAGGAACTCCAGCAGAAGTATATGAAGCTCCAGCAGATTCTTTTGTAGCAGATTTCATAGGAGAAAATAATTTCTTTGATGGAAGAATAGTCTCTATACAAAATGATACATATGCAACTCTTGTAAATGATGATCTGGGAGAACTTATTTTTGAAATGGACAAGCCTGCAAAAGTTGGAGATTATGTACAGGTATCAATAAGACCTGAAAAAATAAAATTATCTAAAACTATGCCTAAAAAATTACATGAAAATTATAATATATTGAAAGTTTATGTAGATGAGGTTATTTATTCTGGATTCCAGAGTAAGTATTTCGTATGGCTGAATAACGATAAGAAAAATCCATTCAAGGTTTTCAAGCAACATGCTGTTTATTTTGATGATAATGATGAAGGGGCTATCTGGTGGGATGAGGATGCCTACATATCTTGGGATGCCGATGATGGATTTTTAGTAGAGGTGAGAGCTGGTGAAGAAAAATAAACTGGGAACTTTGTACACTCTGCCAATAACTATATGGCTTATAATTTTCTTTATGATACCAATGGTTATTGTATTAGCCTATGCTTTCTTGAAAAAAGGAACTTATGGAGGAGTAGAATTAGAATTTTCTACAGCTAGTTTTTATATATTTACAGACAAAGTATTTTTGACTATACTTCTGAAAACAATATATATATCTGTAATGGTGACTATTTTCACAGTTCTCCTGTCTATACCTACATCTTATTATATAGCTAGATCTAAGTATAAAAAAGAACTGCTGTTTCTGGTAATTGTACCATTCTGGACAAATTTTCTAATAAGAATATATGCATGGATAGCACTTCTTGGAAATAATGGATTCCTTAATTCAATTCTTATGAAACTGGGAATAATAAATGAACCATTGCAGTTTCTTTATAATACAGGAGCAGTTATAGTAATATCAGTATATACCAGTCTGCCTTTTGCAATACTTCCTCTTTATGCAGTGATAGAAAAATTTGATTTTTCTTTAATGGAAGCTGCAAGGGATTTAGGAGCTACAAATGGACAGGCATTTTTCAAAATATTTATGCCTAACATAAAACCCGGAATAGTAACAGCAGTCCTGTTTACATTTATTCCTACATTAGGTTCTTATGCTGTTCCAAAATTAGTTGGAGGAACACAAGCTACTATGCTAGGAAATATAATAGCACAACATCTGACAGTTACTAGAAACTGGCCTTTAGCATCAACTATATCAGGGGCATTGATATTGGTAACATCTATTGTAATTCTTATCTTTATGAAGCTGAGCAATAGAAAGATGAAACTTGATGAAGGAGTTGATGAAAATGAATAAAAGAAGAACTTCACTATTTTTCTTTCTGCTTTCAATGCTGTTTTTCTATATTCCTTTGCTTATATTGATTGTTTACTCTTTCAATGAAGGAAAATCTATGGTTTGGAAAGGATTTTCTTTAAAGTGGTATGAAGAACTTTTCATGTATTCAGATAATATCTGGAAAGCTTTTAGATACAGTGTATTTATAGCTGTATTATCAGGAGTAATTTCTACAGTGATAGGAACATTGGGAGCTATTGGGCTTCAATGGTATGATTTTAAGGGAAAGAAAGCGTTGCAGCTTTTAACTTATATTCCATTGGTAATACCAGAGATAATACTGGGAGTATCACTTTTAATCTTGTTTGCTACAATAAAATTTGAACTTGGATTAACAACTATATTTATAGCACATACTACATTTAATATACCTTTTGTGCTTTTTATAATTTTATCAAGATTAGAAGAATTTGATTATTCTATAGTTGAAGCAGCTTATGATCTTGGGGCTACAGAGCTTCAAACTTTAAGAAAAGTAATAATTCCAGCTATTCTTCCTGGAATAGTATCTGGATTTTTAATATCTGTTACTCTGTCTTTTGATGATTTTGTAACTACTTTTTTCGTGGCAGGACCAGGATCTTCTACCCTTCCACTACGTATTTATTCTATGATCAGATTGGGAGTTTCTCCTGTTATAAACGCACTTTCTGTACTACTGATAGGGATTTCTATAATATTAACTTTATCAACAAAAAGTTTACAAAAATATTTTGTTAAATAATTAGGCTTGTAATAGTATATAAAAGTATAGTATAATTATATCATAGAATAGTGATTACATTCAAAATACAGGAGGATTATAGATTAATATGAAAAATATATTTAAGTTTTTATTAATGGTACTAGTTTTAGTGAGTGCAGTTTCATGTTCAAGCTTGAAAAAAATGCTTAATAGTCAAAATGTTGCAAAATATAATGATATAAGAGCTACGTTTGTAACAACACAAGGGGAAATAAGTTTTTATCTTTATCCAGAGGCGGCACCTCTTACTGTAGCTAACTTTGTTAATCTGGCTAAAAGAGGATATTATGATAATACTAAAATACATCGTGCTGTAGAAAACTTTGTTGTTCAAGGAGGAGATCCTACTGAAACTGGAACTGGTGGACCAGGATACTTTATCCCTGATGAAATAGTTAACTGGCTTGATTTCTTCCAACAAGGTATGCTTGCTATGGCTAATGCAGGACCTAACACAGGAGGATCACAATATTTCATGACTTTATATCCTGCTGAATGGTTAAATGGAAAACACACTATATTTGGTGAATATATAAGTGATTCTGATTTTGAAAAAATAAGAAAACTTGAAGTTGGAGATGTTATTAAAGAGATAAAATTTACTGGAGATGTTGATCTTATCCTTTCATTACATAAAGACCAAGTAGAGCAATGGAATGCAATATTAGATAAAGAATATCCAAATTTGAAAAAATATCCTATAAAAGATATTTCTTCTTATGGTGGAGAAGCTGCTGAATATCAAGAAGAATTACATAATATCTATACTAGAAAAAGTGATGAGGCAGATAATGAAAAAGAATACTTTATCCCAAGATTAATAAGAGCTACTGAAAAGAAAATAAAAGGAGTAGTTTCTTCTGATGAAGAATCAACAGAATTTTAATAAAAAATATTGAATTAAAAGGTGACTTCTATAGAAATATAGAAAGCACCTTTTTTATTTTTTGAAAAAATAAATTTAAAAAAATAAACTATATCAAAACAATTTGTTTTTTTTATAGATATATAACAAAGTATTATAGTTACACAAAAAGTAGTATAAATAAGAAATAAAGATATAAATAGATGAAATTTTGAAATTTGATAAAAAACAAATTATGTGTTATAAATTAGATAGGAATGTAACTATAGTAGAAATTAAATTTATTTTTAAAAAGGAAGTGGAGAAATGGGCTATTTTGTATCTAATGAAAAATTTGACCAGATTATCAATAAAATGGGGGAGAAATATAGAGTATATGCTCCTAAAAGATTTGAAGGTCAAGGAAGATATTCTGACACAGATGTAATAAGATATGATGAAATAACTTCAATAAAAGAAATTGTTCATGATGTTAAGTCGACTTATTCTGCAAAAGAAGTTTTAACACCTCTTAATCAGACTATTATGTATTTTACTGAGGGAAAATATACAGAAAGTCAATTAAAAGATGAGAGAGATATCCTTATATTTGCAAGAGCTTGTGATATTAATGCAATAAAAAGATTTGATGACATCTATTTAAAAAATGGCAGCTATGAGGATCCTTATTATAAAAGAGTAAGAGAGAAAACTAAATTTATTCTTATGGAATGTCCATCTAATGGATGGGATACATGCTTCTGCGTTTCTATGGGAACAAATAAAGCAGAAGAATATGTATTTGGAGTAAAATTCCTTGAAGAAGGAGTAATGCTGGAAAATAAAGAAAATGAATTTAATGAATATTTTAGTGAAAATGAAAAGAATGATTTTACTGTAACTCCAGTATCTCAAAATCAAAGAGAAGTAAAAATTCCAGAAATTAACTCTAAAGAAATAGAAAACAAGATAAAAACTTTAGATATGTGGAAAGAATACGACAAGAGATGTCTGGAATGTGGAAGCTGTACAGTAGCTTGTTCAACTTGTACTTGCTTTACTACATATGATATAAATTATTCTTCAGATACAGATGCTGGAGAAAGAAGAAGAATGCACGCTTCATGCCATATAGACGGATTTACTTCTATAGCTGGAGGACACTCTTTCAGAAATACTCCAGGAGATAAAATGAGATTCAAAGTTTTACATAAAATACATGATCATAAAGCTCTCTTTAAAGAGTATCAGATGTGTGTAGGATGTGGTAGATGCGATGAAAGATGTCCAGTAGGTATATCTTTTATCCATGCTGTTAATAGATTAGCCCAAGAGGTTGACAAACTTAATAAGGAGGTAAAATAAAATGGAAAATATTTTATTACCTGAACCACATAAAATTTTAAATATAACAAAAATGACTGACTTAGAATGGTTATTTCGTGTTGAGTATAAAGAAGTATCTAAAATACAATTTGGGCAGTTTATGCAGATATCTCTTCCTAAAGTAGGAGAATGTCCAATTTCTATAACAAATTTTTCTGTTGAAGAGAACTGGATAGAATTTCTTATAAGAAAAGTGGGAATTGTAACTGATGAACTTTTTAAATTAAAACCCGGAACTATTATGCCTATGAGAGGACCTTATGGAAAAGGATTTAATTTAGAAAACTATAAGGGAAAAAATGTAATTGTTGTAACTGGCGGTTCTGGTCTTGCTCCTGTCAGAAGCTTTATAGACTATATATATAAACATCCTGAAACAGTAAAATCATTGGAACTGCTGTTTGGATTTAAAGATATGGAATCTGTATTGTTCAAAGAGGATCTATTAAACTGGAGAGAAAAATTCCAATTAACTTTGACAGTTGATAAGGGATGCGGTATAGATGGAGAATGCGTTGGACTTGTAACTGAATATGTTCCACAACTACAACTTTTACGTAAAGATTTCAATGATTTGGAAATAATAATTGTTGGACCTCCTGTAATGATGAAATATACAGCTCTTGAATTTAAAAAAATAGGAATTCCTGATGAAAATATTTGGCTTTCTTTTGAAAGAAAAATGTCTTGTGCAATTGGGAAATGTGGACACTGTAGAATAGATGAAACTTATGTGTGCCTAGAAGGACCTGTATTTAACTATTCAAAAGCTAAAGATTTAGTCGATTAATTTTGAGGAGGAATAATCATGAAACATGATATGAATATAAATAAATTGAAACTAAACTGTTTCCGCCAATCTAAAGTACCTGGAGAATTTATGCTTCAAATGCGTGTACCTGGAGGACTTGTTAAAGCAAAATATTTGAGTACAATTCAATATATTGCAGAGACTTGGGGAAATGGAACTTTCCACTTAGGAATGAGACAGACATTAAATGCTCCCGGAATAAAATATGAAAATATTCCTGAAGTAAACAAGTATCTGGAAGAATATATTAAAGACATAGAAGTAGATATGTGTAATGTTTGTATGGAAGCTAATGAAGCTGGATATCCAACAATAGGAGCAAGAAATATAATGGCTTGTATAGGTAACTCTCACTGTATAAAAGCAAATATAAATACTTTTGAGTTAGCTAAAAAAATAGAAAAAGAGATATTCCCAAGCCATTACCATATAAAAATAGCAATAGCAGGATGTCCTAATGACTGTGCTAAGGGACATTTTAATGATTTTGGTATACTTGGAGTTACAAAACCAATTTATCTGAAAGATAGATGTATTGGATGTGGAAGATGTGTAAAAATGTGTGAACATGCTGCTACAAGAGTACTTAAATTAGTAAATAATAAAGTAGAAAAAGACGCCTGCTGTTGTGTAGGATGCGGAGAATGTGTGGAAGCCTGTCCAGCATCAGCATGGGTAAGACCTACTAAGAAATTCTACAGAGTAATAGTTGGAGGTAGAACAGGAAAACAATATCCAAGAATGGGAAAAATGTTTTTGAACTGGGTTACAGAAGATGTAGTAATTAAAGTAATTCAAAACTGGCAAAACTTCTCTGCTAATGTTCTTCACCATGAACCTGTATATATTCATGGAGGACATCTTATTGACAGAGCTGGATATGCAAAGTTCAAAGATTTAATTTTAAAAGATGTAGAATTGAATCCAGAAGCATTAGTGGCACAAAGAATTTTATGGGCTGAAACTGAATACAGATCCAATATAAATTTAAGAGCTGTAGGAGATATTCCAAGTCCGGGAGAAGATTATACAAAATAATTATAAATAAGAAAAAGCTTTAGAACCAGTTAAAAGGTCTAAAGCTTTTTTGTTTTTAAAGAGGAAAAATAGAAAAATTCAATATACTGTTTAAAGGAATTAGAAGATATTAATAGTAATAGAATAATATTAGAGTTAAAAATAATCTAAAACTTGTTATGAAAGTATAAATTGAGAATAGATTATTTTATTATTTATATAAAATAAAATTATAAACTGAATAACATGTGAAATTATTAAAAATATCCATATTAGAAAAAATAGGTTTTTAAATAAGCGATATTTTATAAACTTAATCAAGGAGGAAAAAATATGAAAAAATTAAGTAGTATTAAAGATATAAACGGAAAAGAATATTCATTTGATCAAAGTGGGAAGAAAACTTATTTAAAAGCATGGGCTTCTTGGTGCCCTATTTGTTTATCAGGTTTAGAAGAATTAAATGGAATGAGTAAAAATACAACAGAATTTGAAATAGCAGCTATAGTTTTCCCAGGAAAAAATGGAGAAAAGG
Coding sequences within it:
- the asrA gene encoding anaerobic sulfite reductase subunit AsrA — protein: MGYFVSNEKFDQIINKMGEKYRVYAPKRFEGQGRYSDTDVIRYDEITSIKEIVHDVKSTYSAKEVLTPLNQTIMYFTEGKYTESQLKDERDILIFARACDINAIKRFDDIYLKNGSYEDPYYKRVREKTKFILMECPSNGWDTCFCVSMGTNKAEEYVFGVKFLEEGVMLENKENEFNEYFSENEKNDFTVTPVSQNQREVKIPEINSKEIENKIKTLDMWKEYDKRCLECGSCTVACSTCTCFTTYDINYSSDTDAGERRRMHASCHIDGFTSIAGGHSFRNTPGDKMRFKVLHKIHDHKALFKEYQMCVGCGRCDERCPVGISFIHAVNRLAQEVDKLNKEVK
- a CDS encoding peptidylprolyl isomerase, whose amino-acid sequence is MKNIFKFLLMVLVLVSAVSCSSLKKMLNSQNVAKYNDIRATFVTTQGEISFYLYPEAAPLTVANFVNLAKRGYYDNTKIHRAVENFVVQGGDPTETGTGGPGYFIPDEIVNWLDFFQQGMLAMANAGPNTGGSQYFMTLYPAEWLNGKHTIFGEYISDSDFEKIRKLEVGDVIKEIKFTGDVDLILSLHKDQVEQWNAILDKEYPNLKKYPIKDISSYGGEAAEYQEELHNIYTRKSDEADNEKEYFIPRLIRATEKKIKGVVSSDEESTEF
- a CDS encoding ABC transporter permease, whose amino-acid sequence is MNKRRTSLFFFLLSMLFFYIPLLILIVYSFNEGKSMVWKGFSLKWYEELFMYSDNIWKAFRYSVFIAVLSGVISTVIGTLGAIGLQWYDFKGKKALQLLTYIPLVIPEIILGVSLLILFATIKFELGLTTIFIAHTTFNIPFVLFIILSRLEEFDYSIVEAAYDLGATELQTLRKVIIPAILPGIVSGFLISVTLSFDDFVTTFFVAGPGSSTLPLRIYSMIRLGVSPVINALSVLLIGISIILTLSTKSLQKYFVK
- a CDS encoding Na/Pi cotransporter family protein, producing the protein MYLDVFFKVVGGLGLFLYGMENMSSGMQKIAGEKLKKTLAALTTNRIMAIIMGIFVTGMAQSSSVSTVMTIGFINASLLTLQQGLGVILGANVGTTITGWLLALNIGKYGLPIVGFAAITFMFLKGEKSRTRALTIMGFGFIFLGLELMSTGLSPLRTLPEFIELFHSFKAHTFLGVIKVALVGALLTAVVQSSAATLGITITLAVQGLIDYPTAVALVLGENVGTTVTALFASIGANSNAKRAAYAHTLINIVGVMWATVLFKPYLKLLENFSDPTVNMSTAIATAHTIFNIVNVILFIPFVGYLAKFLCKIVKDDDNGIVRVTRLSSLMVTLPSVIISQTKTEVLAMASNIKEVFFKLEELYYDDSKLEAYCEEINNIEYKLDLYEKEVSDANFSILNKGLQASYVEETRGNLITCDEYETISDYLARVSNGLRRLKSDDIHLTDIKKETLQKLNSMVFDFFDDINKAYDTNNKELFIVSIKKYTAIKNLYKEARNEHFANEATNNDIMPSKLSTGYMDILNYYRRATDHIYNIIEHFAKI
- a CDS encoding ABC transporter ATP-binding protein, with translation MGKKDIKIENINKSYDGVQVLKNINLNIEDGEFFSILGPSGCGKTTLLRMIAGFIEPDSGAIYLGDEDIISLPPNKRNVNTIFQKYALFPHLSVYENVAFPLRIKKVDEATIDEEVKKFIKMVGLSEHIYKKPNQLSGGQQQRVSIARALINKPGVLLLDEPLSALDAKLRQNLLIELDTIHDEVGITFIFITHDQQEALSISDRIAVMNEGKVLQVGTPAEVYEAPADSFVADFIGENNFFDGRIVSIQNDTYATLVNDDLGELIFEMDKPAKVGDYVQVSIRPEKIKLSKTMPKKLHENYNILKVYVDEVIYSGFQSKYFVWLNNDKKNPFKVFKQHAVYFDDNDEGAIWWDEDAYISWDADDGFLVEVRAGEEK
- the asrB gene encoding anaerobic sulfite reductase subunit AsrB, with the protein product MENILLPEPHKILNITKMTDLEWLFRVEYKEVSKIQFGQFMQISLPKVGECPISITNFSVEENWIEFLIRKVGIVTDELFKLKPGTIMPMRGPYGKGFNLENYKGKNVIVVTGGSGLAPVRSFIDYIYKHPETVKSLELLFGFKDMESVLFKEDLLNWREKFQLTLTVDKGCGIDGECVGLVTEYVPQLQLLRKDFNDLEIIIVGPPVMMKYTALEFKKIGIPDENIWLSFERKMSCAIGKCGHCRIDETYVCLEGPVFNYSKAKDLVD
- the asrC gene encoding sulfite reductase subunit C, which produces MKHDMNINKLKLNCFRQSKVPGEFMLQMRVPGGLVKAKYLSTIQYIAETWGNGTFHLGMRQTLNAPGIKYENIPEVNKYLEEYIKDIEVDMCNVCMEANEAGYPTIGARNIMACIGNSHCIKANINTFELAKKIEKEIFPSHYHIKIAIAGCPNDCAKGHFNDFGILGVTKPIYLKDRCIGCGRCVKMCEHAATRVLKLVNNKVEKDACCCVGCGECVEACPASAWVRPTKKFYRVIVGGRTGKQYPRMGKMFLNWVTEDVVIKVIQNWQNFSANVLHHEPVYIHGGHLIDRAGYAKFKDLILKDVELNPEALVAQRILWAETEYRSNINLRAVGDIPSPGEDYTK
- a CDS encoding ABC transporter permease → MVKKNKLGTLYTLPITIWLIIFFMIPMVIVLAYAFLKKGTYGGVELEFSTASFYIFTDKVFLTILLKTIYISVMVTIFTVLLSIPTSYYIARSKYKKELLFLVIVPFWTNFLIRIYAWIALLGNNGFLNSILMKLGIINEPLQFLYNTGAVIVISVYTSLPFAILPLYAVIEKFDFSLMEAARDLGATNGQAFFKIFMPNIKPGIVTAVLFTFIPTLGSYAVPKLVGGTQATMLGNIIAQHLTVTRNWPLASTISGALILVTSIVILIFMKLSNRKMKLDEGVDENE